A window of the Acidithiobacillus thiooxidans ATCC 19377 genome harbors these coding sequences:
- a CDS encoding enoyl-ACP reductase FabI gives MGFMTGKKALIVGVANDRSICWGIAQAMHRQGAEVLLTYQGERTKSRVEELAGQIGAPEPLELDLMDEQQLQAAMERVQSLWGGVDIGIHGAAFAPKEELSGSYLDATTREGFRIAHEVSSYSFTAMAKAMHPLMQGRQGALLALSYLGAERAMANYNVMGLAKASLEASIRYLAYSLGSDGIRVNAISAGPIRTLAASGISEFRKILDHYAEHAPLHRNVTQEEVGNTAAFLCSDLASGITGEITYVDAGFNTVGF, from the coding sequence ATGGGTTTCATGACAGGCAAAAAGGCGCTCATCGTTGGCGTAGCCAATGATCGTTCCATTTGTTGGGGAATCGCGCAGGCCATGCATCGTCAGGGAGCCGAAGTGCTGTTGACCTATCAGGGCGAGCGCACCAAAAGTCGGGTGGAAGAACTGGCCGGGCAAATCGGCGCGCCGGAACCCCTGGAACTGGATCTGATGGATGAACAGCAATTGCAGGCGGCCATGGAGCGCGTCCAGTCACTATGGGGTGGCGTCGACATTGGTATCCACGGCGCGGCTTTTGCGCCCAAGGAAGAACTCAGTGGCAGTTATCTGGATGCCACCACCCGCGAAGGCTTCCGTATTGCCCACGAAGTTTCTTCCTACAGCTTCACCGCCATGGCCAAAGCCATGCATCCTTTGATGCAGGGACGCCAAGGCGCTTTACTGGCGCTCAGCTATCTCGGCGCCGAACGGGCCATGGCCAACTACAATGTCATGGGCCTGGCCAAGGCCAGCCTCGAAGCCAGCATTCGTTACCTGGCTTATTCCCTGGGCAGTGATGGCATTCGTGTCAATGCTATTTCCGCAGGTCCCATTCGCACTTTGGCAGCTAGCGGAATCAGTGAATTCCGTAAAATCCTCGACCACTATGCGGAGCATGCTCCCCTCCACCGCAATGTCACCCAGGAAGAAGTGGGCAACACGGCGGCCTTCCTCTGCTCCGACCTTGCCTCAGGAATCACCGGCGAAATTACTTACGTCGATGCCGGCTTCAATACCGTCGGCTTTTAA
- a CDS encoding LysM peptidoglycan-binding domain-containing protein: protein MNKRIIAIATAVVLGSSPMAWADSQTIGLPQSDLQGAASVGTSSDSSVSNHPGNDSLAATLQQFEAAGAFGDQTGSGNVWTNIDQGLRLSNVSRVEVDKWRTWFLQHQGKLEEILGNSRPFLYYVVNAVSQRGLPMELALLPAIESGYNPKAYSPAAAAGLWQFVPGTARSFGLQNTRYGDPRLSLTASTNAALDYLSYLYNYFGGNWLLAIAAYNAGQGTVSAAIQQNVAAGQPTDFWDLNLPEQTENYVAELLGLAQVIKNAKAYHVSLPYIPNTAHIAVVTTPKSVALNVAANLMNVPVRELQHLNAGISYGVVPADYQLVVPKDKAATLKTALLTMPQEVAAQALPIAQPAVAATPVAQPVTQPRLSHLTVHPGNTLSQIAMQAGVSVQQMKQWNHLRSARDLQVGQQLVVYGSHHLENATYSQPANHSLVVHSGNTLSGLAQQAGVSVQDLMRWNHIHSANDLQVGEHLTVYGGHATPVYTAARRQRQLTVRPGESLWQIAQRAGVGITAIAHANHLTEQSVIHPGQVLNIPSETAVAAISARQERAATQPRAATYIVRKGDTLWQIAQQYHVQPKSLIQWNHLASASDIQPGSRLTIYTR from the coding sequence ATGAACAAACGAATAATCGCTATCGCCACTGCGGTGGTGCTAGGGAGCAGCCCTATGGCTTGGGCAGATAGTCAAACCATAGGGCTGCCACAAAGTGACTTACAGGGCGCAGCATCGGTTGGGACCTCTTCAGATTCCAGCGTAAGCAACCACCCCGGCAATGACAGTCTTGCGGCGACACTGCAGCAATTCGAGGCGGCGGGGGCCTTTGGCGACCAGACCGGATCAGGTAATGTCTGGACAAACATTGACCAGGGTCTGCGCCTCAGCAACGTGTCTCGGGTTGAAGTCGATAAATGGCGCACCTGGTTTTTGCAGCATCAGGGCAAACTCGAAGAAATTCTCGGCAATTCGCGTCCTTTCCTCTATTACGTAGTCAACGCCGTTTCTCAACGTGGCCTGCCCATGGAACTGGCTCTACTGCCTGCCATTGAGAGCGGCTACAATCCTAAAGCCTATTCTCCTGCCGCCGCCGCAGGGCTCTGGCAGTTTGTGCCCGGAACCGCGCGGAGTTTTGGATTGCAAAATACGCGTTACGGGGATCCCCGCCTCAGTCTGACGGCTTCGACCAACGCCGCCCTGGATTACCTGTCTTATTTATACAATTATTTTGGTGGAAACTGGCTCCTGGCGATTGCTGCCTACAATGCCGGACAGGGTACGGTTTCCGCCGCTATCCAGCAAAACGTGGCAGCCGGCCAACCTACCGATTTCTGGGATCTGAATCTTCCCGAACAAACTGAAAATTACGTGGCCGAATTATTGGGTCTTGCCCAGGTCATCAAAAATGCCAAGGCTTACCACGTCAGTCTGCCCTATATCCCCAACACGGCCCACATAGCGGTAGTCACCACCCCTAAATCAGTCGCCCTCAATGTGGCTGCCAATCTGATGAATGTCCCGGTGCGCGAATTGCAACACCTCAATGCCGGAATCAGTTATGGCGTAGTCCCGGCGGACTATCAGCTTGTAGTTCCCAAGGACAAGGCGGCCACCCTGAAAACAGCGCTGTTGACCATGCCGCAGGAGGTAGCAGCTCAGGCTTTGCCCATCGCACAACCGGCCGTCGCTGCCACACCGGTGGCCCAGCCCGTCACCCAACCTCGGCTCAGCCATTTGACGGTACATCCAGGGAACACCCTGTCACAAATAGCCATGCAGGCCGGGGTCAGTGTTCAGCAGATGAAGCAGTGGAATCATTTACGCTCCGCGCGTGACCTGCAGGTGGGCCAGCAACTGGTGGTTTATGGAAGTCATCATCTGGAAAACGCCACTTATAGCCAACCGGCCAATCACTCTCTGGTTGTCCACTCCGGAAATACCCTTTCGGGACTGGCGCAGCAGGCTGGCGTCAGCGTTCAGGACCTGATGCGCTGGAATCATATCCATTCGGCCAATGATCTGCAAGTGGGAGAACATCTCACCGTTTACGGAGGTCATGCCACTCCCGTTTATACGGCAGCACGCCGACAAAGACAGCTGACGGTGCGCCCCGGCGAAAGTCTCTGGCAAATCGCTCAGCGGGCCGGTGTAGGTATCACCGCTATTGCCCATGCGAACCACCTGACCGAGCAATCCGTCATTCATCCGGGTCAGGTCCTGAATATCCCTTCGGAAACCGCCGTAGCGGCTATCAGTGCCCGCCAGGAACGCGCCGCCACCCAGCCGCGCGCAGCGACTTATATTGTTCGCAAAGGCGATACACTCTGGCAAATTGCCCAGCAGTACCATGTGCAACCCAAGTCGCTCATCCAATGGAACCACCTGGCCTCTGCCAGCGACATTCAGCCGGGATCACGTCTCACTATTTATACACGCTAA
- a CDS encoding PhzF family phenazine biosynthesis protein — protein MKLKQYQVDAFTDKVFGGNPAAVVPLSAWPDDSLLQAIAEENNLSETAFFVPAEKVFQLRWFTPLKEVDLCGHATLATAHIIFEILGYAKAVITFETRSGALFVEKNGARLKMNFPSRPPAPCQLSEILVKGLGQRPVEVLAADDYLVVFDSEATVRAITPDQALLAQLDLRGVIITAPGMEADFVSRFFAPKYGVPEDPVTGSAHCALAPYWANKLGKNILTAKQVSKRGGNITCEVKTDRVFLSGCAVMFMESEIFL, from the coding sequence TTGAAGCTCAAGCAATACCAGGTTGATGCGTTCACGGATAAAGTTTTTGGGGGTAATCCTGCCGCTGTGGTTCCGTTGTCAGCGTGGCCAGATGATTCGCTTCTCCAAGCAATTGCTGAGGAAAACAATCTTTCCGAAACAGCGTTCTTCGTTCCTGCTGAAAAAGTCTTTCAGCTGAGGTGGTTCACTCCACTCAAGGAGGTTGATCTTTGTGGCCATGCAACCCTGGCGACAGCGCATATCATTTTTGAAATTCTTGGCTATGCCAAAGCGGTTATCACTTTTGAAACGCGCAGCGGCGCGCTATTCGTGGAAAAAAATGGCGCCCGCTTGAAAATGAACTTCCCGTCACGACCACCTGCACCCTGCCAGCTTTCCGAAATTTTGGTCAAGGGGCTCGGCCAGCGTCCGGTTGAAGTATTGGCTGCGGACGACTATCTGGTCGTGTTTGACAGTGAAGCCACTGTTCGCGCCATCACACCTGACCAAGCGCTCCTTGCTCAGCTGGATTTGCGCGGCGTGATTATTACCGCACCCGGTATGGAGGCTGATTTTGTCAGCCGCTTCTTTGCCCCCAAGTATGGCGTTCCCGAAGATCCTGTTACGGGTTCCGCGCATTGTGCGCTTGCGCCGTACTGGGCCAATAAACTGGGCAAGAACATCCTGACCGCCAAACAGGTTTCCAAGCGTGGTGGTAACATCACTTGTGAGGTGAAAACTGACCGCGTGTTTCTCTCGGGTTGTGCGGTCATGTTTATGGAGTCTGAAATTTTCTTGTAA
- a CDS encoding GFA family protein: protein MNAKYSGRCLCGEISYSVDIEPVFTGNCHCKDCQRSSGGAFIPAMLFPEKNVVVSGAVKYYESQADSGNIHKRGFCPNCGSQLFARFGHMPGVLGIKAGTLDDPSNYVPTMDFHVSSAAPWDCMNPALPKKQGAAQS from the coding sequence ATGAATGCAAAATATTCCGGGCGGTGCCTTTGTGGGGAAATCAGCTATTCAGTTGATATTGAGCCAGTGTTTACTGGAAATTGTCATTGCAAAGACTGTCAAAGATCATCAGGTGGTGCATTTATTCCGGCGATGCTTTTCCCTGAAAAAAATGTGGTTGTTTCAGGTGCAGTAAAATATTACGAATCTCAGGCAGATAGCGGAAATATTCACAAAAGAGGCTTTTGCCCGAACTGTGGTTCCCAATTGTTCGCAAGGTTCGGCCATATGCCAGGAGTGCTGGGTATAAAGGCCGGCACTTTAGATGACCCATCGAATTATGTTCCAACGATGGATTTTCATGTAAGTAGCGCTGCACCATGGGACTGCATGAATCCAGCGCTACCTAAAAAGCAGGGGGCGGCACAAAGCTAA
- a CDS encoding type II toxin-antitoxin system HicA family toxin has translation MPRLPHVSGAEIVKALEHLGFEKARQSGSHVIMRRRSRGCVVPLHNEVKTGTLAGVLRQADISPEVFIAALRF, from the coding sequence ATGCCTAGGCTGCCTCATGTATCAGGAGCTGAAATTGTGAAGGCGCTGGAGCATCTGGGTTTCGAGAAGGCGCGCCAGTCCGGTAGTCACGTCATCATGCGTAGAAGATCAAGGGGGTGCGTTGTGCCGCTACACAATGAGGTCAAAACTGGAACCTTGGCTGGCGTTCTTCGTCAGGCCGACATATCCCCCGAAGTTTTCATTGCGGCACTGCGATTCTGA
- a CDS encoding GIY-YIG nuclease family protein has protein sequence MTQPQPLLLFRNHKWSDLPTTPGVYWWYFPRIALDHFCIAEFCDITKLRLRTAPDGKVCLYHGLAKSIAQRVQWHAAQKLTLSCLQTGFLSTFRFTLLALNDFDYSEGVEKIDKYFDALSVSWRSTTTREEAESIECNELHGEYYYPLNIQGNKRPELLAFTRHLKVMRSAYKKRYISGSDHHCAK, from the coding sequence ATGACTCAACCTCAACCACTTTTGTTGTTCCGCAACCATAAATGGTCGGATCTCCCTACAACCCCTGGTGTTTACTGGTGGTATTTCCCACGCATAGCACTTGATCATTTTTGCATTGCCGAATTCTGTGACATCACGAAACTACGGTTACGGACAGCGCCAGATGGCAAAGTGTGCCTCTATCACGGTTTAGCTAAGAGCATCGCACAGCGCGTGCAATGGCATGCAGCTCAAAAGTTGACATTGAGTTGCCTACAGACCGGTTTCCTCTCGACTTTCCGGTTTACTCTTCTTGCCCTGAACGACTTTGATTACTCGGAAGGAGTGGAAAAGATCGACAAGTATTTCGACGCTCTCTCTGTCAGTTGGCGATCGACAACGACAAGGGAAGAGGCAGAATCCATCGAGTGTAACGAGCTTCATGGCGAATACTATTACCCACTCAACATTCAAGGGAACAAACGGCCTGAACTATTAGCTTTTACCCGCCATTTGAAGGTCATGCGAAGCGCCTACAAAAAACGGTATATAAGTGGTAGTGACCATCATTGTGCGAAGTGA
- a CDS encoding DUF6884 domain-containing protein, which produces MQSNNSTIYLVSCVGKKRNQPCAARDLYISDWFIKARRYAELSLYPWYILSAEYGLVPPDQIIAPYERTLNTMRVVDRRSWADHVTLQLSEAAPDLKQVVFFAGVRYREFLTSHLSDRDIKVSIPMEGLRIGKQLSWLLQHTSLSVG; this is translated from the coding sequence ATGCAATCCAACAATTCCACTATCTATCTTGTTTCTTGTGTCGGCAAAAAACGAAATCAGCCATGCGCGGCACGTGATTTGTATATTTCTGATTGGTTCATCAAAGCGCGCCGATATGCAGAATTATCTTTATATCCATGGTACATTCTATCTGCCGAGTACGGTTTGGTTCCTCCCGATCAAATAATTGCACCATATGAGCGGACGCTCAACACGATGAGGGTGGTGGATCGCCGCTCATGGGCCGATCATGTAACCCTTCAGCTTTCGGAAGCCGCTCCAGACTTGAAACAGGTAGTGTTCTTTGCAGGTGTGCGGTATCGTGAGTTCTTGACCAGCCACCTTTCCGATAGGGACATAAAAGTATCGATCCCAATGGAAGGGCTGCGAATCGGGAAGCAACTGAGTTGGCTTTTACAGCACACCTCGTTGTCTGTAGGCTAA
- a CDS encoding type II toxin-antitoxin system Phd/YefM family antitoxin translates to MTILNATEARSKLYSLIDEAADSHQPIVIKGKRGNAVLISEEDWNAISETLHLLAVPGMRESIQEGMKTPASECAKDLDW, encoded by the coding sequence ATGACCATACTCAACGCGACAGAGGCGAGATCGAAGCTGTACAGCCTTATCGATGAAGCCGCAGATTCTCATCAACCCATTGTCATAAAAGGCAAACGCGGTAACGCTGTTCTGATTTCGGAAGAAGATTGGAATGCGATATCTGAAACGCTCCATTTGCTTGCCGTTCCGGGAATGCGCGAGTCGATTCAAGAGGGCATGAAAACGCCAGCGTCTGAATGTGCGAAGGATCTCGATTGGTGA
- a CDS encoding Txe/YoeB family addiction module toxin, translated as MRWRLVYTQHAQKDAKKLAASGLKEKAVNLLKVLEENPYQNPPPYEKLVGDLAGAYSRRINIQHRILYEVLEQEHIVKILRLWTHYE; from the coding sequence GTGAGGTGGCGGCTGGTTTATACCCAGCACGCGCAAAAAGATGCGAAGAAGCTCGCTGCATCAGGCCTGAAGGAAAAGGCAGTGAACTTGCTGAAGGTGCTTGAGGAGAATCCTTATCAAAATCCACCGCCGTACGAAAAACTCGTTGGTGATCTTGCCGGCGCATATTCCCGCCGAATCAATATACAGCACCGCATTTTGTACGAAGTCCTGGAGCAGGAGCATATCGTCAAGATTTTGCGACTATGGACACATTATGAATAA
- a CDS encoding DUF2442 domain-containing protein translates to MPGIATSGIEVSLVSNKGFWLLLDKDELFVSYAEFPWFKQATVEQITTIERQSSAHLYWPLLDVDLAVESIRNPALFPLVAKPNPSFRRTR, encoded by the coding sequence ATGCCTGGCATAGCCACTTCGGGAATTGAAGTTTCGTTGGTATCAAACAAGGGCTTCTGGCTGCTCTTGGACAAGGACGAGCTTTTTGTTTCATATGCCGAGTTCCCGTGGTTCAAACAAGCCACGGTTGAGCAAATCACCACAATTGAACGGCAATCCTCTGCCCATCTTTATTGGCCCTTGCTTGATGTTGACCTTGCCGTTGAATCTATCCGCAATCCAGCTTTGTTCCCATTAGTTGCCAAGCCCAACCCATCATTCCGGCGGACGCGCTGA
- a CDS encoding type II toxin-antitoxin system VapC family toxin, protein MIVVDSNVIAYLYLPGEFTAEAERLLERDPDWVAPLLWRSELRNILALYIRKKLLEFDQAFRIQREAETLLADHEYDVDSFEVLTLARDSGCSAYDCEFIALARQLDVKLVTMDAKLRKAFPATTIGLS, encoded by the coding sequence ATGATCGTAGTTGACTCGAACGTTATTGCCTACCTGTACCTGCCAGGCGAATTCACAGCGGAAGCCGAACGGCTGCTTGAGCGGGACCCTGACTGGGTTGCGCCGCTGCTTTGGCGCAGTGAGCTGCGCAATATACTGGCTCTGTATATACGAAAGAAGCTGCTTGAATTCGATCAGGCATTTCGTATCCAGCGTGAAGCAGAGACACTACTGGCGGATCATGAATACGACGTGGACTCATTTGAGGTGCTGACTCTGGCCCGCGACAGCGGATGCTCCGCCTACGACTGCGAATTCATTGCACTGGCCAGGCAACTCGACGTAAAGCTCGTGACGATGGACGCCAAGCTGCGCAAAGCGTTCCCAGCGACGACGATAGGCCTATCATAG
- a CDS encoding FitA-like ribbon-helix-helix domain-containing protein, producing MPTTLTLKGIPDDVYARLKETAEVHRRSLNNEAISVLETALLPRKATASDRITRARALRAPLEQGAFAAKDIDEFKRQGRR from the coding sequence ATGCCTACGACTTTGACCCTGAAGGGTATCCCGGACGACGTATACGCGCGCTTGAAGGAGACAGCCGAAGTACACCGGCGCAGCCTTAACAACGAAGCAATCTCGGTGCTTGAGACGGCGCTGCTGCCGCGCAAGGCGACTGCCTCGGACAGGATCACGCGCGCCCGCGCGTTGCGCGCACCACTGGAGCAGGGGGCATTTGCAGCGAAGGACATTGATGAATTCAAGCGGCAAGGGCGGCGATGA
- a CDS encoding toxin-antitoxin system HicB family antitoxin has protein sequence MDHSESKHNTMKYRAGNNVQEVDMATLTVRLPDDKHMRLKALAKRKHISINKLMEELSTQAIAEFDAETRFRAMAARCDVTKGLAVLDMPTVLSRSNA, from the coding sequence ATGGACCACAGTGAAAGCAAGCACAACACCATGAAATATCGGGCTGGCAATAATGTCCAGGAAGTTGATATGGCTACCCTGACTGTACGGTTACCCGATGACAAGCATATGCGTTTGAAAGCATTGGCCAAGCGCAAACACATTAGCATTAACAAGCTGATGGAAGAGCTTTCCACGCAAGCAATAGCAGAGTTTGATGCCGAAACCCGCTTTCGGGCCATGGCCGCTAGATGTGATGTAACTAAAGGCCTTGCCGTTCTCGATATGCCGACAGTGCTTTCTCGCTCTAACGCCTGA
- a CDS encoding tyrosine-type recombinase/integrase: MRTVQELLGHKDVSTTMIYTHVLNKGGRGIISPLDQ; this comes from the coding sequence ATTCGCACCGTTCAAGAACTACTGGGCCATAAGGATGTAAGTACCACCATGATTTATACCCACGTCCTGAACAAGGGTGGTCGCGGTATTATCAGCCCGCTCGACCAATAA
- a CDS encoding phage integrase N-terminal SAM-like domain-containing protein, translated as MKNTPPHSSNPPKLLDQLRAHIRTMHYSIRTEEVYTDWVRRYILFHRKRHPQNMGAAEVEAFLSYLANERHVSSSTQNQAKAALLFLYKQVLNIDLPWLDNITNAKPSQHLPVVLTPTEARAFMIFAPFKNYWAIRM; from the coding sequence ATGAAAAACACTCCACCACATTCCAGCAACCCGCCCAAGCTTCTGGATCAACTGCGCGCCCACATCCGGACGATGCATTACAGTATCCGCACTGAAGAAGTTTATACCGATTGGGTGCGGCGTTATATTTTGTTCCATCGGAAGCGCCATCCCCAAAATATGGGGGCTGCTGAGGTGGAGGCTTTTCTGAGTTACCTCGCCAATGAGCGTCACGTATCGTCATCCACTCAAAATCAGGCCAAGGCAGCTCTGCTTTTTTTGTACAAGCAGGTGCTGAATATAGATCTGCCCTGGTTGGATAACATTACCAATGCCAAGCCTTCGCAGCATCTGCCCGTAGTGCTTACGCCTACGGAGGCGCGCGCCTTTATGATATTCGCACCGTTCAAGAACTACTGGGCCATAAGGATGTAA
- a CDS encoding IS256 family transposase, producing MGELGLGIEGILRRAARSLIEQAIEAEVAVLLEEFATVRMVDGRQAVVRNGHLPEREILTALGPVPVKVPKVRDRSGSGIKFNSVLAPPYVRKSRTVAATVPWLYLHGVSSGHMQEALSILLGDEAKGLSPAVLGRLKAEWAQEYAHWQHRSLQGKRYAYWWVDGIYTNLRAEEDPRICLLVIIGVTAEGKKELVSVSDGLRESKASWLEILRDLQARGLETAPLLAIGDGAMGFWAALDEAYPETGQQRCWVHKTANILNELPKAQQSKAKAALQEIWMAANRQAAEKALDVFVRNYQAKYPKAVAKLEKDRAELLAFYDFPAEHWRHIRTTNAIESTFATVRHRTTRTKNCVSRSSFLGLGFKMLQQAEKRWIGIYAPEKVLQLFAGVKFIDGLPANLTLPDDQQTAA from the coding sequence ATGGGAGAGTTGGGTCTGGGCATTGAAGGGATACTTCGACGCGCGGCACGCTCTCTGATTGAGCAGGCCATAGAGGCAGAGGTGGCGGTATTGCTGGAAGAATTTGCGACGGTGCGGATGGTTGATGGGCGTCAGGCGGTCGTGCGTAATGGGCATCTGCCGGAGCGCGAGATCCTGACCGCTCTGGGTCCGGTACCCGTCAAAGTACCCAAGGTGCGGGACCGCTCAGGATCGGGGATCAAATTCAATTCGGTACTGGCGCCTCCGTATGTACGCAAATCACGAACGGTAGCCGCTACAGTACCTTGGCTCTATCTGCATGGGGTGTCTTCCGGCCACATGCAGGAAGCCCTTTCCATTTTGCTGGGTGATGAGGCCAAGGGACTTTCACCTGCGGTGTTGGGACGTCTCAAGGCGGAGTGGGCGCAAGAGTATGCCCATTGGCAACACCGCTCCCTACAGGGAAAGCGCTATGCTTACTGGTGGGTAGACGGTATTTATACGAACCTCCGTGCGGAGGAGGATCCGCGTATCTGCCTGCTGGTGATTATCGGCGTGACGGCAGAGGGCAAGAAAGAGCTGGTCAGTGTCAGTGACGGCCTGCGCGAATCCAAAGCTTCCTGGCTGGAGATCCTGCGTGACCTGCAGGCGCGCGGTCTGGAGACGGCCCCTTTGCTCGCCATTGGGGATGGTGCCATGGGGTTTTGGGCCGCACTGGATGAAGCCTATCCCGAAACTGGTCAGCAACGCTGCTGGGTGCATAAGACCGCCAACATTCTCAACGAACTTCCCAAAGCCCAACAGAGCAAAGCCAAGGCAGCGTTGCAGGAAATCTGGATGGCCGCCAATCGCCAGGCTGCGGAAAAAGCACTGGACGTGTTTGTGCGCAATTACCAGGCAAAGTATCCCAAGGCCGTGGCTAAACTGGAAAAAGATCGGGCTGAATTGCTCGCTTTCTATGATTTTCCGGCCGAACACTGGCGGCATATCCGGACCACCAATGCCATTGAGTCCACCTTCGCTACGGTACGCCACCGGACTACCCGGACGAAGAACTGTGTATCACGCAGCAGCTTTCTGGGATTGGGTTTCAAGATGCTGCAGCAGGCTGAAAAACGCTGGATTGGGATTTATGCTCCAGAGAAAGTCCTGCAGCTTTTTGCAGGGGTGAAATTTATCGATGGCTTACCGGCTAACCTCACCCTGCCGGATGATCAACAGACCGCCGCCTGA
- the gltX gene encoding glutamate--tRNA ligase, which translates to MSVRTRFAPSPTGYLHIGGVRTALYSWLHARRQGGRFVLRIEDTDLERSTPEATAAILEGMAWLGLDWDEGPFYQTQRMDRYREVLAQMLAAGTAYYCYCSREEVDAMREEQRTRGEKPRYDGRCRTRSTAREGVAPVIRFRSPDTGETVVEDLIHGRVSFQNSELDDLIIARSDGTPTYNFCVVVDDWDMGITHVIRGDDHLNNTPRQMQILQALGANLPVYAHVPMILGPDKQKLSKRHGAVSVLEYREQGFLPDALLNFLIRLGWSHGDEEIFSREQMIEFFQINTVNKAASAFNPEKLLWINAQHMQRLSPEGLAQHLRPYLDAQGITEASLAQGPDLSAVVALLQERAKTLVEMAEAARIFYLAPVTGEVKDVEKHLHGQGALLESLLQHLEALPVWTAAAIHSAIQELAVSHAEGKMGKIAQPLRVAVAGRAVSPPIDGTLALLGKAETLARIRHARSWLAAV; encoded by the coding sequence ATGTCTGTTCGTACCCGTTTTGCGCCGAGTCCTACTGGTTATTTACATATTGGGGGTGTCCGCACCGCTCTGTATTCGTGGTTACATGCCCGCCGCCAGGGGGGGCGTTTTGTGCTGCGCATTGAAGATACGGATCTGGAGCGCTCTACTCCCGAAGCGACGGCGGCTATTCTTGAGGGCATGGCCTGGCTGGGGCTCGATTGGGACGAAGGCCCTTTTTACCAGACACAGCGCATGGATCGTTATCGGGAAGTGCTGGCACAGATGTTGGCAGCAGGGACTGCCTATTACTGTTATTGCAGCCGTGAAGAAGTGGATGCCATGCGTGAAGAGCAACGCACGCGCGGCGAAAAGCCCCGTTATGACGGGCGTTGCCGGACACGCAGTACCGCCCGTGAGGGGGTGGCACCGGTTATCCGTTTTCGCAGTCCGGATACGGGCGAAACGGTGGTAGAAGACCTGATTCATGGTCGGGTCAGCTTTCAGAACAGTGAACTGGATGATCTGATTATCGCCCGCTCTGATGGAACGCCTACCTACAATTTCTGTGTGGTGGTGGACGACTGGGACATGGGTATTACCCATGTTATCCGGGGCGATGACCACCTCAATAATACCCCCAGACAAATGCAGATTTTGCAGGCCTTGGGTGCAAATCTGCCGGTTTACGCCCATGTGCCGATGATTCTCGGGCCGGACAAGCAGAAACTTTCCAAACGCCACGGTGCTGTCAGCGTACTGGAATATCGGGAGCAGGGATTTTTGCCGGACGCCCTGCTGAATTTTCTGATTCGTCTGGGCTGGTCGCATGGTGACGAAGAAATATTCAGTCGCGAACAAATGATTGAGTTTTTTCAGATTAATACCGTCAATAAAGCGGCTTCGGCGTTTAACCCGGAAAAATTGCTGTGGATTAATGCCCAGCACATGCAACGGCTGAGTCCCGAGGGCCTGGCTCAGCATTTACGGCCATATCTGGACGCCCAGGGCATCACCGAGGCAAGTTTGGCCCAAGGCCCGGACTTGTCTGCGGTGGTCGCCTTATTGCAGGAGCGTGCCAAGACCCTGGTAGAAATGGCCGAGGCCGCCAGAATTTTTTATCTGGCTCCAGTGACGGGTGAGGTCAAGGATGTAGAAAAACATCTGCATGGTCAGGGCGCTTTGCTGGAGAGTCTCCTCCAGCATCTGGAAGCCTTGCCGGTTTGGACGGCGGCGGCCATTCACAGTGCCATTCAGGAGTTGGCCGTCAGTCATGCCGAGGGGAAAATGGGAAAAATCGCCCAGCCCTTACGGGTTGCCGTGGCCGGGCGAGCGGTTTCCCCACCTATTGATGGCACCCTGGCGCTGTTGGGAAAAGCCGAGACGCTTGCCCGTATCCGTCATGCTCGCAGCTGGCTTGCGGCGGTCTGA